In Glycine max cultivar Williams 82 chromosome 7, Glycine_max_v4.0, whole genome shotgun sequence, a single window of DNA contains:
- the LOC100796614 gene encoding ATP-dependent 6-phosphofructokinase 3 — translation MSNSEHNIITGHAGYVLEDVPHLSDYIPHLTTYPNPLQDNPSYSVVKEHSVDVDDTIAQKVVVHKNSPRETHFRRAGPRQKVYFESEDVYACIVTCGGLCPGVNTVIREIVCGLYHMYGVHKVLGIEGGYRGFYSCNTIPLTPKVVNDIHKRGGTILGTSQGEGGNDTLKIVDSIQDRGINQVYILGGDGTQRGASVIFEEIRRRGLKVSVVGIPESVDNDIPVIDKSFGFDTAVEEAQRAINAAHVEAESTENGIGVVKLMGRHSGFISMYATLASRDVDCCLIPESPFYLEGPGGLFEFIRKRLAENGHMVIVISEGAGHELISESLSATNKQEASGNKLLQDVGLWLSQKIKDHFTKSQKMDITLKYIDPTYMIRAVPSIASDNVHCTLLAQSAVHGAMAGYTGFAVGTVNGKHAYIPFYRINEIEKKVVITDRMWARLLSSTNQPSFLNPKDITTHQTGN, via the exons ATGTCCAATTCTGAACACAACATCATCACTGGACATGCTGGCTATGTCCTTGAAGATGTCCCTCATCTATCTGACTACATCCCTCACCTCACT ACATATCCTAATCCGTTGCAAGATAATCCTTCGTATTCAGTTGTTAA GGAGCATTCTGTTGATGTGGATGATACTATTGCTCAAAAG GTAGTTGTACATAAGAATAGCCCAAGAGAGACTCATTTTCGCCGTGCTGGGCCGCGTCAGAAG GTATATTTTGAGTCCGAGGATGTGTATGCTTGTATTGTCACATGTGGAGGTCTTTGTCCTGGTGTAAATACAGTGATCAGGGAAATAGTTTGTGGGTTATACCATATGTATGGGGTGCACAAAGTACTGGGAATAGAG GGAGGGTATAGAGGTTTTTATTCTTGCAATACTATTCCATTGACGCCAAAGGTTGTGAATGACATCCACAAACGTGGTGGAACCATCCTTGGTACCTCTCAAGGAGAAGGAGGCAATGATACGTTAAAGATTGTTGATAGCATCCAGGATCGGGGAATTAATCAGGTTTACATACTTGGAGGAGATGGAACTCAGAGAGGGGCTTCTGTGATTTTTGAG GAAATTAGAAGACGTGGCTTGAAAGTTTCAGTGGTTGGAATTCCAGAATCGGTTGATAATGACATCCCG GTTATTGATAAGTCATTTGGTTTTGACACTGCTGTTGAAGAGGCACAACGAGCCATAAATGCTGCTCATGTGGAAGCAGAAAGCACTGAGAATGGTATTGGTGTTGTCAAGTTAATGGGTCGTCACAGTG GGTTTATATCTATGTATGCAACTCTCGCCAGCCGAGATGTGGATTGTTGCTTAATTCCAGAGTCACCTTTTTACCTCGAGGGTCCAGGTGGACTCTTTGAGTTCATTAGGAAAAGACTCGCAGAAAACGGGCACATGGTTATAGTAATTTCTGAAGGTGCAGGTCATGAGCTTATTTCAGAAAGCCTATCTGCTACAAATAAGCAGGAAGCTTCTGGCAACAAGTTACTTCAAGATGTTGGTCTGTGGTTATCCCAGAAGATTAAG GATCACTTCACAAAAAGTCAAAAGATGGATATAACTCTGAAGTACATTG ATCCCACCTACATGATCCGTGCTGTTCCAAGTATTGCATCTGATAATGTACATTGCACTCTCCTTGCTCAAAGTGCTGTTCATGGTGCAATGGCTGGATACACAGGCTTCGCAGTTGGCACGGTCAATGGCAAACATGCTTATATTCCATTTTAT CGGATAAATGAAATTGAGAAGAAGGTTGTTATAACTGACCGCATGTGGGCAAGGTTACTGTCTTCAACCAATCAACCTAGCTTCTTGAATCCTAAAGATATCACTACACATCAAACGGGAAATTAA
- the LOC100810990 gene encoding mitochondrial-processing peptidase subunit alpha isoform X1: MYRVAASSFRRHLKGHGGNLGSTRFSTSAAVAARTSSGGLFSWLTGERSSALPPLDMPLGGVALPDSLPDYVEQSKTKITTLPNGLKIASETSPNPAASIGLYLDCGSIYETPLSSGVSHLLERMAFKSTTNRSHFRIVREVEAIGGNIGASASREQMGYTFDALKTYAPQMVELLVDCVRNPAFLDWEVNEELRKVKAELGELSNNPQGLLLEAIHSAGYSGALAFPLLAPEAALNRLDGPNLEEFVVENYTAPRMVLAASGVEHEELLSIAEPLLSDLPKVPRPEEPKSIYVGGDFRRHGEGVCIGFYTYLHFSCISFFSFIPFKEILLFTCKDMLQGQGTHVAIAFEVPGGWQKEKDAIALTVLQMLMGGGGSFSAGGPGKGMHSRLYLNVLNEYQQIQSFSAFNSIFNNTGLFGIYASTSPDFVPKTVDIAAKELIAIASPGQVTQVQLDRAKKSTKSAVLMNLESRMIASEDIGRQILTYGERKPVEQFLKAVDEITLNDITKIAQKIISSPLTMASYGDVMNVPSYESVNSKFHAK, translated from the exons ATGTACAGAGTTGCAGCATCATCATTCAGAAGGCATCTCAAG GGCCATGGAGGTAACTTGGGATCCACTAGGTTTTCAACTTCAGCCGCGGTAGCTGCAAGGACTTCATCAGGTGGTTTGTTTAGCTGGCTTACTGGAGAGCGTTCTAGTGCTCTTCCTCCTCTGGACATGCCCCTTGGTGGTGTTGCTCTCCCCGATTCACTTCCAGATTACGTCGAACAAAGCAAGACCAAGATCACAACACTCCCCAATGGACTCAAAATTGCGTCAGAGACCTCTCCT AACCCTGCAGCTTCAATTGGGTTATATCTTGACTGTGGTTCCATCTATGAAACGCCATTGTCAAGCGGGGTTTCACACTTGCTAGAGAGAATGGCTTTCAAAAGCACAACAAACCGTAGTCACTTTCGTATTGTAAGGGAAGTAGAAGCAATTGGTGGAAATATAGGAGCCTCAGCCTCTCGGGAGCAAATGGGTTATACATTTGATGCATTAAAGACCTATGCTCCACAAATGGTTGAATTACTGGTTGACTGTGTAAGGAACCCAGCCTTCTTGGATTGGGAAGTCAATGAAGag CTTCGGAAGGTGAAAGCAGAGCTTGGAGAACTCTCTAACAATCCCCAAGGCTTGCTTTTGGAAGCAATTCACTCTGCTGGTTATTCTGGTGCATTGGCTTTTCCTCTTTTGGCTCCTGAAGCAGCACTGAACAGATTGGACGGCCCCAATTTAGAGGAATTTGTTGTT GAGAATTACACAGCACCTAGAATGGTACTTGCAGCATCTGGGGTTGAGCACGAAGAGCTTCTATCTATTGCTGAGCCACTTCTCTCTGATCTACCAAAGGTTCCCCGTCCTGAAGAACCAAAGTCTATCTATGTTGGGGGTGATTTTCGCCGTCATGGTGAAGGGGTGTGTATAggtttttatacatatttacatttttcttgTATCTCATTCTTTTCATTTATCCCCTTCAAAGAAATATTGTTATTTACCTGCAAAGATATGTTGCAAGGGCAGGGTACACATGTTGCTATTGCTTTTGAAGTGCCTGGTGGCTGGCAAAAAGAGAAAGATGCTATAGCTTTAACTGTTTTACAG ATGCTTATGGGAGGAGGTGGATCATTCTCAGCAGGGGGGCCTGGAAAAGGGATGCACTCAAGGCTAT ATCTTAATGTGCTGAATGAATATCAACAGATTCAATCTTTTTCTGCATTCAACAGTATCTTCAATAATACAGGACTGTTTGGCATCTATGCAAGCACT AGCCCTGATTTTGTGCCAAAAACTGTTGATATAGCAGCCAAAGAACTAATAGCAATTGCTTCCCCTGGACAAG TTACACAGGTACAGCTTGACCGAGCCAAAAAATCCACAAAGTCTGCAGTTCTAATGAATCTGGAATCTAGA ATGATTGCATCAGAAGATATAGGAAGGCAGATTTTGACTTATGGAGAAAG GAAGCCTGTGGAACAGTTCTTGAAGGCCGTAGATGAAATCACGTTGAATGATATCACTAAAATTGCTCAGAAGATTATTTCCTCACCTTTGACGATGGCATCATATGGGGATG TCATGAATGTGCCAAGTTATGAATCTGTTAACAGCAAGTTCCATGCAAAATGA
- the LOC100810990 gene encoding mitochondrial-processing peptidase subunit alpha isoform X2, producing MYRVAASSFRRHLKGHGGNLGSTRFSTSAAVAARTSSGGLFSWLTGERSSALPPLDMPLGGVALPDSLPDYVEQSKTKITTLPNGLKIASETSPNPAASIGLYLDCGSIYETPLSSGVSHLLERMAFKSTTNRSHFRIVREVEAIGGNIGASASREQMGYTFDALKTYAPQMVELLVDCVRNPAFLDWEVNEELRKVKAELGELSNNPQGLLLEAIHSAGYSGALAFPLLAPEAALNRLDGPNLEEFVVENYTAPRMVLAASGVEHEELLSIAEPLLSDLPKVPRPEEPKSIYVGGDFRRHGEGGTHVAIAFEVPGGWQKEKDAIALTVLQMLMGGGGSFSAGGPGKGMHSRLYLNVLNEYQQIQSFSAFNSIFNNTGLFGIYASTSPDFVPKTVDIAAKELIAIASPGQVTQVQLDRAKKSTKSAVLMNLESRMIASEDIGRQILTYGERKPVEQFLKAVDEITLNDITKIAQKIISSPLTMASYGDVMNVPSYESVNSKFHAK from the exons ATGTACAGAGTTGCAGCATCATCATTCAGAAGGCATCTCAAG GGCCATGGAGGTAACTTGGGATCCACTAGGTTTTCAACTTCAGCCGCGGTAGCTGCAAGGACTTCATCAGGTGGTTTGTTTAGCTGGCTTACTGGAGAGCGTTCTAGTGCTCTTCCTCCTCTGGACATGCCCCTTGGTGGTGTTGCTCTCCCCGATTCACTTCCAGATTACGTCGAACAAAGCAAGACCAAGATCACAACACTCCCCAATGGACTCAAAATTGCGTCAGAGACCTCTCCT AACCCTGCAGCTTCAATTGGGTTATATCTTGACTGTGGTTCCATCTATGAAACGCCATTGTCAAGCGGGGTTTCACACTTGCTAGAGAGAATGGCTTTCAAAAGCACAACAAACCGTAGTCACTTTCGTATTGTAAGGGAAGTAGAAGCAATTGGTGGAAATATAGGAGCCTCAGCCTCTCGGGAGCAAATGGGTTATACATTTGATGCATTAAAGACCTATGCTCCACAAATGGTTGAATTACTGGTTGACTGTGTAAGGAACCCAGCCTTCTTGGATTGGGAAGTCAATGAAGag CTTCGGAAGGTGAAAGCAGAGCTTGGAGAACTCTCTAACAATCCCCAAGGCTTGCTTTTGGAAGCAATTCACTCTGCTGGTTATTCTGGTGCATTGGCTTTTCCTCTTTTGGCTCCTGAAGCAGCACTGAACAGATTGGACGGCCCCAATTTAGAGGAATTTGTTGTT GAGAATTACACAGCACCTAGAATGGTACTTGCAGCATCTGGGGTTGAGCACGAAGAGCTTCTATCTATTGCTGAGCCACTTCTCTCTGATCTACCAAAGGTTCCCCGTCCTGAAGAACCAAAGTCTATCTATGTTGGGGGTGATTTTCGCCGTCATGGTGAAGGG GGTACACATGTTGCTATTGCTTTTGAAGTGCCTGGTGGCTGGCAAAAAGAGAAAGATGCTATAGCTTTAACTGTTTTACAG ATGCTTATGGGAGGAGGTGGATCATTCTCAGCAGGGGGGCCTGGAAAAGGGATGCACTCAAGGCTAT ATCTTAATGTGCTGAATGAATATCAACAGATTCAATCTTTTTCTGCATTCAACAGTATCTTCAATAATACAGGACTGTTTGGCATCTATGCAAGCACT AGCCCTGATTTTGTGCCAAAAACTGTTGATATAGCAGCCAAAGAACTAATAGCAATTGCTTCCCCTGGACAAG TTACACAGGTACAGCTTGACCGAGCCAAAAAATCCACAAAGTCTGCAGTTCTAATGAATCTGGAATCTAGA ATGATTGCATCAGAAGATATAGGAAGGCAGATTTTGACTTATGGAGAAAG GAAGCCTGTGGAACAGTTCTTGAAGGCCGTAGATGAAATCACGTTGAATGATATCACTAAAATTGCTCAGAAGATTATTTCCTCACCTTTGACGATGGCATCATATGGGGATG TCATGAATGTGCCAAGTTATGAATCTGTTAACAGCAAGTTCCATGCAAAATGA
- the LOC100810990 gene encoding mitochondrial-processing peptidase subunit alpha isoform X3 → MYRVAASSFRRHLKGHGGNLGSTRFSTSAAVAARTSSGGLFSWLTGERSSALPPLDMPLGGVALPDSLPDYVEQSKTKITTLPNGLKIASETSPNPAASIGLYLDCGSIYETPLSSGVSHLLERMAFKSTTNRSHFRIVREVEAIGGNIGASASREQMGYTFDALKTYAPQMVELLVDCVRNPAFLDWEVNEELRKVKAELGELSNNPQGLLLEAIHSAGYSGALAFPLLAPEAALNRLDGPNLEEFVVENYTAPRMVLAASGVEHEELLSIAEPLLSDLPKVPRPEEPKSIYVGGDFRRHGEGVCIGFYTYLHFSCISFFSFIPFKEILLFTCKDMLQGQGTHVAIAFEVPGGWQKEKDAIALTVLQMLMGGGGSFSAGGPGKGMHSRLYLNVLNEYQQIQSFSAFNSIFNNTGLFGIYASTSPDFVPKTVDIAAKELIAIASPGQVTQVQLDRAKKSTKSAVLMNLESRMIASEDIGRQILTYGESYNS, encoded by the exons ATGTACAGAGTTGCAGCATCATCATTCAGAAGGCATCTCAAG GGCCATGGAGGTAACTTGGGATCCACTAGGTTTTCAACTTCAGCCGCGGTAGCTGCAAGGACTTCATCAGGTGGTTTGTTTAGCTGGCTTACTGGAGAGCGTTCTAGTGCTCTTCCTCCTCTGGACATGCCCCTTGGTGGTGTTGCTCTCCCCGATTCACTTCCAGATTACGTCGAACAAAGCAAGACCAAGATCACAACACTCCCCAATGGACTCAAAATTGCGTCAGAGACCTCTCCT AACCCTGCAGCTTCAATTGGGTTATATCTTGACTGTGGTTCCATCTATGAAACGCCATTGTCAAGCGGGGTTTCACACTTGCTAGAGAGAATGGCTTTCAAAAGCACAACAAACCGTAGTCACTTTCGTATTGTAAGGGAAGTAGAAGCAATTGGTGGAAATATAGGAGCCTCAGCCTCTCGGGAGCAAATGGGTTATACATTTGATGCATTAAAGACCTATGCTCCACAAATGGTTGAATTACTGGTTGACTGTGTAAGGAACCCAGCCTTCTTGGATTGGGAAGTCAATGAAGag CTTCGGAAGGTGAAAGCAGAGCTTGGAGAACTCTCTAACAATCCCCAAGGCTTGCTTTTGGAAGCAATTCACTCTGCTGGTTATTCTGGTGCATTGGCTTTTCCTCTTTTGGCTCCTGAAGCAGCACTGAACAGATTGGACGGCCCCAATTTAGAGGAATTTGTTGTT GAGAATTACACAGCACCTAGAATGGTACTTGCAGCATCTGGGGTTGAGCACGAAGAGCTTCTATCTATTGCTGAGCCACTTCTCTCTGATCTACCAAAGGTTCCCCGTCCTGAAGAACCAAAGTCTATCTATGTTGGGGGTGATTTTCGCCGTCATGGTGAAGGGGTGTGTATAggtttttatacatatttacatttttcttgTATCTCATTCTTTTCATTTATCCCCTTCAAAGAAATATTGTTATTTACCTGCAAAGATATGTTGCAAGGGCAGGGTACACATGTTGCTATTGCTTTTGAAGTGCCTGGTGGCTGGCAAAAAGAGAAAGATGCTATAGCTTTAACTGTTTTACAG ATGCTTATGGGAGGAGGTGGATCATTCTCAGCAGGGGGGCCTGGAAAAGGGATGCACTCAAGGCTAT ATCTTAATGTGCTGAATGAATATCAACAGATTCAATCTTTTTCTGCATTCAACAGTATCTTCAATAATACAGGACTGTTTGGCATCTATGCAAGCACT AGCCCTGATTTTGTGCCAAAAACTGTTGATATAGCAGCCAAAGAACTAATAGCAATTGCTTCCCCTGGACAAG TTACACAGGTACAGCTTGACCGAGCCAAAAAATCCACAAAGTCTGCAGTTCTAATGAATCTGGAATCTAGA ATGATTGCATCAGAAGATATAGGAAGGCAGATTTTGACTTATGGAGAAAG CTATAATTCTTGA